Proteins from one Mucilaginibacter jinjuensis genomic window:
- a CDS encoding ABC transporter permease produces the protein MVLWLIKTACIHIRLENYFPLWRWVPLQFLLALGPLMFFYVHSIIRPEQKFIRKDLLNFVPVLLELSVHVITVIQSTRMGVATYNTPAYQQWQPILQLLTLASIAIYLYRCARLVQKPAVANSNNMPDKYFMRVSPSSKDRLIQRGYWLRHQMKANQFYLDSELSANALAKKLNISIHELSKIINTGLRKNFNDFVNEFRIQDVTRKMKDPAYDHLTLLGIAYECGFNSKTTFNRAFKQLIGKSPIEYKRQQKKERPNHDLALVTTYTAITSGHNTTSVWSYKKLNRTRMFRNYLKMAWRNTLHNKIYSVLNITGLATGMAVALLIGLWVVNQYSYDRFLPGYQQSYQVEMNLSSQHDGTHTQTSIALPLTDVLKKEIPGIKYVAEADNISGRNHGLLVGDKKLYLQGGAAGGDFFKIFQYPFIKGNGNSALSNLYSIVLTESTAKALFGDAEPIGKSVRFDNAQNMTVTGVIRDIPKNATLQFNYIVPFAYQEATQDWIKEGRTHWTYNSFFAYVALEPGVSYAQIAPKIRDIVYKKSPEMRPSKPEVFLHPLKDWHLYNDFKNGKVAGGFVDYVRLFSIIGILVLAIACINFMNLSTARSEKRAREVGVRKAIGSARADLVYQFLLESVLVTFLSFLLGLVFVLLAIPAFNALTGSYISIPFGSIGFWGIMILFVLFTGLLAGSRPAFYLSSFNPVRVLKGPVQAGKWASLPRKVLVVVQFTCSIALIISTVIIYQQIQYVKDRPTGYSADRLVMTDMNGDLSKHNEALKNDLLASGLVESVASSSSPATGVYSHFTLEQWPGKNAGEENVNIGAIWVSDEYFKTMGMNFAAGHNFTGDWKSDTLNVIVNEAMVRRIGLKDPVNQTVIINFNKKPVRIIGVVKDALMDSPYSPVEPAVFGHNPFGFVITYRLAKNAETHNAIDKIGKIFNKYNPAYPYQYKFVNDEYEHKFNLEVLVGKLAGVFAGLAIFISCLGLFGLAAYVAEQRTKEIGIRKVMGASIAQIWLLLSRDFIVLVVISCVIASPVAFYYLHNWLQKYTYRVSIGIEVFIASGIVALMITLLTISFQAIKVALANPVRSLRSE, from the coding sequence ATGGTATTGTGGCTGATTAAAACTGCTTGTATCCATATCCGGTTGGAAAACTATTTTCCACTATGGAGATGGGTGCCTTTACAGTTTCTGCTGGCGCTCGGCCCGTTAATGTTTTTTTATGTACACAGTATCATACGGCCGGAACAAAAATTTATCCGGAAGGATTTACTGAATTTCGTCCCGGTTTTACTGGAACTGTCTGTGCACGTAATAACAGTAATTCAGAGCACACGTATGGGTGTCGCCACTTACAATACCCCAGCCTATCAACAATGGCAGCCGATATTGCAACTACTCACCCTGGCTTCCATTGCTATTTATTTATATCGGTGTGCACGGCTGGTTCAGAAACCGGCAGTAGCAAATTCTAATAACATGCCGGATAAGTATTTTATGCGGGTGAGTCCCTCTTCGAAAGACAGGCTTATACAAAGAGGGTACTGGCTACGGCATCAAATGAAGGCGAACCAGTTTTACCTTGATTCGGAATTGAGTGCAAATGCGCTTGCCAAAAAGCTCAATATTTCTATTCACGAATTGTCGAAGATCATCAATACCGGCCTGCGCAAAAACTTTAACGATTTTGTTAACGAATTTCGGATCCAGGATGTGACCCGTAAAATGAAGGACCCTGCGTATGACCACCTAACGCTTTTAGGGATTGCCTACGAGTGCGGGTTTAACTCCAAAACAACTTTTAACCGTGCCTTCAAACAACTGATTGGGAAAAGCCCCATAGAATATAAACGCCAGCAGAAAAAAGAGCGACCAAATCATGATTTGGCACTTGTAACAACATATACAGCGATAACTTCGGGCCACAATACCACTTCGGTATGGTCTTATAAAAAATTAAATCGCACTCGTATGTTTCGTAATTATTTGAAGATGGCGTGGCGCAATACGCTGCATAACAAAATTTATAGTGTGCTTAACATTACCGGCCTGGCAACCGGTATGGCTGTGGCTCTCCTTATTGGTTTGTGGGTGGTTAACCAATATTCTTATGATCGTTTCCTGCCCGGTTATCAGCAATCATACCAGGTTGAAATGAACCTCAGCAGCCAGCACGATGGTACGCATACGCAAACATCGATAGCGTTACCACTAACAGATGTTTTGAAGAAAGAGATTCCCGGTATTAAGTATGTGGCTGAAGCCGACAATATCAGCGGCAGAAACCACGGTCTGTTGGTTGGCGACAAAAAGCTATACCTGCAAGGCGGTGCTGCCGGAGGCGATTTCTTTAAAATATTTCAGTATCCGTTTATAAAAGGTAATGGTAATTCGGCCTTAAGCAATCTCTATTCAATTGTTTTGACTGAATCGACCGCCAAAGCCTTATTTGGCGATGCTGAACCAATAGGGAAAAGTGTGCGGTTTGATAACGCGCAGAACATGACGGTTACTGGTGTTATCCGCGATATCCCGAAGAATGCGACACTGCAGTTTAATTATATAGTGCCTTTTGCTTACCAGGAAGCCACTCAGGACTGGATTAAAGAAGGGCGAACACATTGGACCTACAATTCGTTCTTCGCATACGTGGCGTTGGAGCCGGGTGTAAGTTATGCGCAAATAGCCCCCAAGATCAGGGATATTGTTTACAAAAAGAGCCCCGAGATGCGGCCCTCTAAGCCCGAGGTATTTTTACACCCGTTAAAAGACTGGCATTTATACAACGACTTTAAGAATGGTAAAGTAGCAGGAGGTTTTGTGGATTATGTTCGCCTGTTTAGTATCATTGGTATATTGGTACTGGCCATAGCCTGCATCAATTTCATGAATCTCTCTACCGCCCGATCAGAAAAACGGGCAAGGGAAGTTGGGGTGCGCAAAGCTATCGGCTCTGCACGTGCTGATTTAGTTTATCAGTTTTTGCTTGAATCTGTACTGGTTACGTTTTTATCCTTTCTGTTGGGTCTGGTTTTTGTACTGCTGGCCATCCCGGCGTTTAATGCGTTAACAGGTTCGTATATCAGCATTCCATTTGGTAGTATCGGATTTTGGGGTATCATGATCCTTTTTGTGCTGTTTACCGGTTTACTGGCCGGAAGCAGGCCGGCATTTTACCTCTCCTCATTTAATCCGGTTAGGGTATTAAAAGGGCCTGTGCAGGCGGGCAAGTGGGCCTCGTTACCAAGAAAAGTATTGGTTGTGGTGCAGTTTACCTGTTCCATCGCTTTGATCATCAGTACCGTAATTATTTACCAGCAAATACAATATGTTAAAGATCGGCCGACAGGTTACAGCGCCGACAGGCTAGTGATGACTGATATGAACGGCGATCTTTCTAAACACAATGAGGCGCTTAAAAACGATCTGTTAGCTTCGGGATTGGTGGAAAGTGTTGCTTCATCAAGCTCCCCGGCAACAGGGGTGTACAGCCATTTTACATTGGAGCAATGGCCTGGAAAAAATGCAGGCGAAGAAAATGTAAACATCGGCGCGATATGGGTATCTGACGAATATTTTAAGACCATGGGGATGAACTTTGCCGCGGGGCATAATTTTACGGGCGACTGGAAAAGCGACACTCTGAATGTGATTGTGAACGAAGCGATGGTTAGGCGTATCGGCTTAAAAGATCCGGTTAACCAGACCGTAATAATTAATTTCAACAAAAAGCCGGTAAGGATCATCGGTGTGGTAAAAGATGCATTGATGGATTCGCCTTATAGCCCGGTAGAGCCTGCTGTTTTCGGGCATAACCCATTCGGATTTGTGATCACTTACCGGTTGGCGAAAAACGCGGAGACGCATAACGCAATAGATAAGATTGGTAAAATATTTAATAAATATAACCCGGCTTACCCTTACCAATACAAATTTGTGAACGATGAATATGAGCACAAGTTTAACCTGGAGGTATTGGTGGGTAAACTGGCTGGTGTGTTTGCAGGGTTGGCCATATTTATCTCCTGCCTTGGCTTGTTCGGTCTTGCGGCTTATGTTGCCGAGCAACGCACCAAAGAGATAGGCATACGTAAAGTAATGGGCGCATCTATTGCCCAGATCTGGCTGTTGCTCTCTCGCGACTTTATTGTACTGGTAGTCATCAGCTGTGTTATTGCCTCACCGGTGGCCTTTTATTACTTACATAACTGGCTCCAAAAATATACCTACCGCGTTAGCATCGGTATAGAAGTCTTTATTGCATCGGGTATAGTTGCCCTTATGATTACCCTATTAACCATCAGTTTCCAGGCGATAAAAGTGGCGCTGGCAAACCCTGTGCGCAGCTTACGGAGTGAATGA
- a CDS encoding PQQ-binding-like beta-propeller repeat protein: MKIVYFLLISITLSTFSCKKDGKKPDPDPVSAVSLPDSSLFVNTLDPTAGTTVIYVINAATGAYVNKYAYPADAGTTWSYPVAGNNLLYTLQNTKINAIDINTGKVVWTDAVNNVLTPILHQQTFFGVKKDNAAVYEVYALDATKQTSDFSWKYGLPGAPVQINYYNDGVYIATDATHLTMLDAKTGSVKWSIATASPISFNAINDGVFIAGNVIYNASTGKQTGTAGTVDIPLFYGPGTIVKSQLLYATPTVCYIKTSHYRPEVYAGYDFNQDFLSEVDIASGTEKQRSKFSDGYILVPNTNTITQRWNDKLIVSQYHMQPAKFDGSYISDRYGSIPADLSAEPFFFESEYSGRSSNYFIAGNIMYYFKVFLPATGINPFAPTTANQFLAINLLTGKKQWSNDKSFEGYKGWPMAGCVYTSGRGYSPFIQ; this comes from the coding sequence ATGAAAATTGTATATTTTTTACTAATCAGCATAACACTGTCGACGTTTAGTTGTAAAAAGGATGGGAAGAAACCAGATCCAGACCCGGTAAGCGCGGTTTCGCTGCCGGATTCCTCTTTGTTTGTCAACACGCTAGACCCAACCGCCGGTACTACTGTGATCTATGTCATCAATGCTGCAACCGGTGCGTATGTTAACAAATATGCCTATCCCGCTGATGCTGGTACGACCTGGAGCTATCCGGTTGCGGGTAATAACCTGTTATACACCCTTCAAAACACTAAAATTAACGCCATTGATATTAATACCGGAAAAGTGGTATGGACCGATGCCGTTAATAATGTACTGACGCCAATTTTGCATCAGCAAACATTTTTTGGGGTCAAGAAAGATAACGCAGCAGTATATGAGGTGTATGCTCTGGACGCTACGAAGCAAACCAGTGATTTTTCATGGAAGTATGGACTGCCTGGCGCGCCGGTACAAATAAATTATTATAATGATGGGGTGTATATTGCTACTGACGCTACTCATCTCACCATGCTGGATGCCAAAACAGGCTCCGTTAAATGGAGTATTGCTACAGCCTCGCCCATTTCGTTCAATGCTATTAATGACGGCGTATTTATAGCGGGAAACGTTATATACAACGCGTCGACAGGCAAGCAGACGGGTACGGCAGGTACTGTAGATATCCCGCTATTTTACGGGCCCGGCACCATCGTAAAGTCGCAATTGTTATATGCAACCCCTACAGTTTGTTATATCAAGACCAGCCATTACCGGCCGGAAGTGTATGCGGGTTATGATTTTAACCAGGATTTTTTGAGTGAAGTAGACATTGCGTCCGGTACAGAAAAACAACGCAGCAAATTCAGCGATGGCTATATTCTCGTGCCCAATACCAACACTATAACGCAACGCTGGAACGATAAGCTAATTGTCAGTCAATACCATATGCAACCGGCCAAATTTGATGGAAGCTATATCAGCGACCGCTATGGCAGCATTCCGGCTGATTTGTCGGCTGAACCGTTTTTTTTTGAATCGGAATATTCAGGTCGAAGCTCCAATTACTTTATCGCCGGTAACATTATGTACTATTTTAAAGTTTTTTTGCCGGCCACGGGTATCAACCCATTTGCTCCGACAACGGCCAACCAGTTTTTGGCCATCAACTTACTAACGGGTAAAAAACAATGGAGTAACGATAAAAGTTTTGAAGGATATAAAGGTTGGCCTATGGCCGGTTGCGTGTACACCAGTGGCAGAGGGTATTCACCATTTATTCAATAA